A window of Castanea sativa cultivar Marrone di Chiusa Pesio chromosome 1, ASM4071231v1 contains these coding sequences:
- the LOC142635963 gene encoding uncharacterized protein LOC142635963, whose product MPLCTTSIADTLTWPFNASGTYTVKSGYKFLAKEELHNQFPGHSDHNSELWKLIWGLDVQIKIKKFVWRLSRDAIPVKKNLKKRKILDDDKCDHCGQAKESVLHAIWEYAKLSTIWDAIPEFSFRQAHSFADLKELLLYVSNAGSKVELMMVIKKNIWFHRNQLRVNNNDNLISQALQTSQKTLTDYQKACRVQRAQNIIPPPTRAAWHPPPDVYLKINFDGATFKDINKAGLGVVIRDGFG is encoded by the coding sequence ATGCCCTTATGCACTACCTCTATTGCGGACACACTCACATGGCCATTCAATGCATCGGGCACATACACAGTCAAGTCAGGCTACAAGTTCTTAGCAAAGGAAGAACTCCACAATCAATTTCCTGGTCACTCGGATCACAACAGTGAGTTATGGAAGCTGATTTGGGGTCTtgatgttcaaatcaaaattaaaaaatttgtatggagGTTAAGCAGGGATGCGATTCCAGTGAAGAAAAACctaaagaagaggaagatattGGATGATGACAAATGCGATCACTGTGGGCAAGCTAAAGAATCGGTCTTACACGCAATCTGGGAGTACGCCAAGCTTTCTACAATTTGGGATGCCATTCCAGAATTTTCATTCCGCCAAGCCCACTCATTTGCAGACTTAAAGGAACTGCTTCTCTACGTCTCAAATGCAGGTAGCAAGGTAGAACTAATGATGGTCATCAAGAAGAACATTTGGTTTCATAGGAACCAATTGAGAGTGAACAACAACGACAACCTCATCTCGCAAGCACTTCAAACTTCTCAAAAAACCTTAACAGATTACCAAAAGGCATGTAGAGTTCAAAGAGCTCAAAATATCATCCCACCACCAACTCGAGCTGCATGGCACCCTCCACCTGATGTCTATTTGAAAATTAACTTCGACGGGGCAACATTCAAGGACATAAATAAGGCAGGCTTAGGGGTTGTTATTCGGGATGGTTTTGGTTAG
- the LOC142621895 gene encoding protein GLUTAMINE DUMPER 3, protein MAAAREPFNMNGTARSPVGSMGTQQHSPWHSPVPYLFGGLAAMLGLIAFALLILACSYWRLSGFLDGEGNSERDLEAGQDGEAKPNDTHKQPPVFEEKFLVIMAGEAKPTYLATPMSSRSSSFGDTTCSSCGSEKSDKSVEMTEAEKAKQAQTPVPQHSDNNESEKEREAQANETSGSAD, encoded by the coding sequence ATGGCCGCAGCAAGAGAGCCATTCAACATGAATGGAACGGCAAGATCTCCAGTAGGGAGCATGGGCACACAACAACACTCACCATGGCATTCTCCTGTGCCGTACTTGTTTGGTGGGCTGGCAGCCATGTTGGGTCTCATTGCTTTTGCTCTTCTCATCCTTGCATGCTCCTATTGGAGACTCTCTGGGTTCCTTGACGGAGAAGGCAATTCAGAGAGAGACCTTGAGGCTGGCCAAGACGGTGAGGCCAAGCCTAACGATACGCATAAACAACCACCAGTGTTTGAAGAGAAGTTCTTGGTGATTATGGCTGGTGAGGCTAAGCCAACGTATTTGGCTACTCCCATGTCAAGTAGGTCATCTTCTTTTGGTGATACTACCTGTAGCAGCTGTGGGAGCGAGAAGAGTGACAAGTCTGTGGAAATGACTGAGGCAGAGAAAGCCAAGCAAGCACAGACGCCAGTACCACAACACAGTGACAACAACGAGagcgagaaagagagagaggctcAAGCCAATGAGACCTCAGGCTCAGCTGATTAG
- the LOC142616765 gene encoding uncharacterized protein LOC142616765, whose amino-acid sequence MASTKVQRIMTQPINLIFRFLQSKARIQIWLFEQKDLRIEGRIIGFDEYMNLVLDDAEEVNVKKKSRKSLGRILLKGDNITLMMNSGK is encoded by the exons ATGGCGAGCACCAAAGTTCAGAGGATTATGACCCAACCCATT AACCTGATTTTCAGGTTTCTTCAGAGT AAAGCTcgcattcagatttggctttTTGAGCAGAAAGACCTGAGGATCGAGGGCCGAATCATT GGCTTTGATGAGTACatgaatttggttttggatgatgCTGAAGAAGTCAATGTCAAAAAGAAGAGCAGGAAATCTTTAG ggcGGATTCTTCTCAAGGGAGACAACATAACTTTGATGATGAATTC TGGAAAGTGA